The proteins below come from a single Afipia felis ATCC 53690 genomic window:
- a CDS encoding L-threonylcarbamoyladenylate synthase, which yields MALILTTKTLPAAAAARPAAECLAAGGLVAFPTETVYGLGADGTNGEAIARLYEAKGRPSFNPLIAHVPTLEAAKHVAIFNEIALKLARAFWPGPLTLVLPKAHGCPVASLATAGLDTVAVRIPAHPVAQAILQALGAPIVAPSANRSGHVSPTTAAHVRHDLDGRIDMIVDGGPVSVGLESTIVGCIGAPTLLRPGGAPRADIEAVLGVTLGRIETAPGHDSPLAPGMLESHYAPKAAVRLAATTLDTNEALLAFGAPLPGARPERMLNLSPRGDLIEAAANLFGHLRALDETGAQTIAVMPIPAHGLGEAINDRLRRAAADRPA from the coding sequence ATGGCCCTGATTTTGACCACAAAAACCCTTCCCGCAGCCGCCGCGGCACGCCCGGCGGCCGAATGCCTCGCCGCTGGCGGGCTCGTCGCCTTCCCGACCGAGACCGTCTACGGCCTCGGCGCTGACGGGACCAACGGCGAGGCGATCGCACGGCTCTACGAGGCCAAGGGACGGCCCTCCTTCAACCCGCTCATTGCCCATGTTCCGACGCTGGAAGCCGCCAAGCACGTCGCCATCTTCAACGAAATCGCCCTCAAACTCGCCCGGGCTTTCTGGCCGGGACCGTTGACACTGGTGCTGCCCAAGGCACACGGATGCCCGGTCGCAAGCCTTGCCACGGCGGGCCTCGATACCGTCGCGGTACGGATCCCGGCCCACCCGGTCGCCCAGGCCATCCTGCAGGCACTCGGTGCCCCCATCGTCGCCCCATCCGCCAACCGCTCGGGCCATGTCTCGCCGACCACGGCCGCGCATGTGCGTCACGACCTCGACGGCCGAATCGACATGATCGTCGACGGCGGGCCGGTCAGCGTAGGCCTCGAATCCACCATCGTCGGCTGCATCGGCGCACCCACCCTGCTGCGGCCCGGCGGCGCGCCGCGCGCGGATATCGAAGCCGTGCTCGGCGTGACGCTCGGCCGAATCGAAACCGCGCCGGGACATGACAGCCCGCTCGCACCTGGCATGCTGGAATCGCATTATGCGCCCAAAGCCGCCGTCCGGCTCGCCGCAACAACGCTCGATACCAACGAAGCGCTGCTCGCCTTCGGCGCACCGCTGCCAGGCGCGCGACCCGAGCGCATGCTCAACCTCTCGCCACGCGGTGACCTGATCGAGGCGGCAGCCAATCTGTTCGGTCATCTTCGCGCACTGGATGAAACCGGCGCGCAGACGATCGCGGTGATGCCCATTCCTGCACATGGCCTTGGTGAGGCGATCAACGATCGCCTGCGCCGCGCCGCAGCCGACAGGCCAGCATGA
- a CDS encoding FAD-binding oxidoreductase — MTASSLSPDLLARFSAIVGDRHAIADGDEKTPYLIEERGLYQGRSPVILRPGTTDEVAAICKLASETRTPLVPQGGNTGLVGGQIPHHGEILLSLRRLDKVREVDPSSNTMICESGVILANAHVAAEKADRIFPLWLGSEGSCTIGGNLSTNAGGIAALSYGVARDLVLGLEVVLADGRILNGLSKLKKDNTGYDLRNLFIGAEGTLGIITAAVLKLMPKPRTVETAFVGLASPEAALKLLELSQSSAGPTLTSFELIADIAVQFALKHGPGLRAPLSDSHPWYVLMEISSPRDDARALIENTLEAAMEAGLVDDAVIAANLDQRQAFWTLREVISPAQKPEGGSIKHDVSVPVAAVPQFIAEADAAVTKLIPGARVVAFGHLGDGNIHYNVSQPLDADKNAFVARWHEVNDVVHAIVRKHGGSISAEHGIGLLKRDELPRVKDPVALDLMRTLKRTLDPLNILNPGKVV, encoded by the coding sequence ATGACAGCCTCTTCTCTCTCCCCAGATCTGCTGGCGCGCTTTTCCGCCATCGTCGGCGACAGGCATGCCATCGCGGACGGCGACGAGAAGACGCCCTACCTCATCGAGGAGCGCGGCCTCTATCAGGGCCGCTCGCCGGTGATCCTGCGTCCGGGTACGACGGACGAAGTCGCCGCGATCTGCAAGCTCGCCAGCGAAACCCGAACACCATTGGTACCGCAGGGCGGCAACACCGGCCTCGTCGGCGGACAGATTCCTCACCACGGCGAAATCCTGCTCTCGCTGCGCCGCCTCGACAAAGTTCGCGAGGTCGATCCGTCCTCCAACACCATGATCTGCGAATCCGGCGTCATTCTCGCCAACGCGCATGTCGCGGCGGAGAAAGCCGACCGCATCTTCCCGCTGTGGCTCGGCTCGGAGGGAAGCTGCACCATCGGTGGCAATCTTTCCACCAATGCGGGCGGCATCGCCGCGTTGTCTTACGGCGTGGCGCGCGATCTCGTACTCGGGCTTGAAGTCGTGCTCGCCGACGGCCGCATCCTGAACGGCCTGTCGAAACTGAAGAAGGACAACACCGGCTACGACCTGCGCAATCTTTTCATCGGCGCGGAAGGCACGCTCGGCATCATCACCGCCGCGGTGCTGAAACTGATGCCGAAGCCGCGCACGGTGGAAACGGCATTCGTCGGCCTCGCCTCGCCCGAAGCAGCGCTGAAGCTTCTGGAGCTGTCGCAATCTTCCGCAGGCCCTACGCTGACGAGTTTTGAGCTGATCGCCGATATCGCTGTCCAGTTCGCGCTCAAACACGGCCCCGGATTGCGCGCACCGCTGTCGGACTCGCATCCGTGGTATGTGCTGATGGAAATCTCCTCGCCGCGCGACGACGCGCGCGCGCTGATCGAGAACACCCTGGAAGCGGCGATGGAAGCGGGCCTTGTCGACGACGCCGTGATTGCCGCCAATCTCGACCAGCGCCAGGCGTTCTGGACGCTGCGCGAAGTGATCTCGCCAGCGCAGAAGCCCGAGGGCGGCTCGATCAAGCACGACGTCTCGGTGCCGGTGGCGGCGGTCCCGCAATTCATCGCCGAAGCCGACGCGGCGGTGACGAAACTCATTCCCGGCGCACGGGTTGTGGCATTCGGCCATCTCGGCGACGGCAACATCCACTACAATGTCAGCCAGCCGCTGGATGCCGACAAGAATGCTTTCGTTGCGCGCTGGCACGAAGTGAACGATGTCGTCCATGCGATCGTGCGCAAGCACGGCGGCTCGATTTCCGCCGAGCATGGCATCGGCCTTCTCAAACGCGATGAGCTGCCGCGCGTGAAGGATCCGGTTGCGCTCGACCTGATGCGCACGCTCAAGCGCACGCTCGATCCACTCAACATCCTCAATCCGGGTAAAGTGGTCTGA
- a CDS encoding TIGR02301 family protein: MLRRFLAVLLTCSILLPAAARAEDAAAPFDADLQRLAEILGALHYLRGICGTNDGQKWRTEMQALIEAETPSGDRRTRMIASFNRGYNGFRQTYRTCTPAAHLVIRRYLTEGADISRNLTSRYAN; this comes from the coding sequence ATGCTGCGCCGTTTCCTTGCCGTGCTCCTGACCTGTTCGATCCTGCTGCCGGCGGCTGCCCGCGCAGAGGACGCAGCCGCGCCATTCGACGCCGACCTGCAGCGGCTGGCCGAAATCCTCGGTGCGCTGCACTACCTGCGCGGCATCTGCGGAACCAACGACGGCCAGAAATGGCGGACCGAGATGCAGGCCCTGATCGAGGCCGAAACGCCCTCCGGCGACCGTCGCACCCGGATGATCGCGAGTTTCAACCGCGGCTATAACGGTTTCCGGCAGACCTACCGGACCTGCACCCCGGCCGCCCATCTGGTGATCCGCCGGTATCTCACCGAAGGCGCCGACATTTCCCGGAACCTGACCTCGCGCTACGCGAACTAA
- a CDS encoding SOS response-associated peptidase: MCGRFTLTSAPAILRHAFNYTEQPNFPPRYNIAPTQPIGVVFGEQSGRHFQLMRWGFIPAWVKDPKTFSLVINARSETVLEKPAFRNAIRRRRCLVPADGYYEWQNANGRKQPFFIHPRDDAPMGFAALAETWVGPNGEEQDTVAIVTTAARQEMAHLHARVPVVIAPRDYDCWLEGEVATQQAIALLQPPPTGSLAWHPVSSEVNRVANDHAGLLLPVDPSEAAEPEKVETSPRRAARAVDERQGSLF; encoded by the coding sequence ATGTGCGGGCGATTTACGCTGACGTCGGCTCCGGCGATCCTGCGGCATGCATTCAATTATACCGAACAGCCGAATTTCCCGCCCCGATACAATATCGCGCCGACCCAACCCATCGGTGTGGTTTTTGGAGAGCAGAGCGGGCGGCATTTCCAGCTGATGCGCTGGGGCTTCATCCCGGCATGGGTGAAAGACCCAAAGACGTTCTCTCTCGTCATCAACGCCCGCTCCGAGACCGTGCTGGAGAAGCCAGCCTTCCGCAACGCCATCAGGCGGCGGCGCTGCCTCGTGCCCGCCGACGGTTACTACGAGTGGCAGAATGCGAATGGCCGCAAGCAGCCTTTCTTCATTCATCCGCGTGACGACGCGCCGATGGGATTTGCCGCGCTCGCTGAAACCTGGGTTGGTCCAAATGGAGAAGAACAGGACACCGTAGCGATCGTGACAACCGCCGCCCGACAGGAGATGGCGCATCTGCATGCACGTGTGCCGGTGGTGATTGCACCGCGCGACTATGACTGTTGGCTTGAGGGAGAGGTCGCCACACAACAGGCGATCGCATTGCTACAGCCGCCTCCGACAGGGAGTCTTGCGTGGCATCCGGTCTCGAGCGAGGTCAATCGCGTTGCGAACGATCATGCAGGATTGCTGTTGCCAGTTGATCCGTCGGAGGCTGCAGAGCCGGAGAAGGTGGAAACCTCGCCGCGACGCGCTGCGCGTGCGGTGGATGAGAGGCAAGGTTCGCTGTTCTAG
- a CDS encoding NUDIX hydrolase encodes MTDSIAARPQVAVSAGIFRDGKILLTRRANNPKGSLWTFPGGRIEFEETIAEALKREILEETGLTIEIAGSAGVREMLHKQSGHGHFIILPFAARWVSGEVTLNDELEEACWFDPNETTDLMVTDGLHEVIATARRVVGI; translated from the coding sequence GTGACCGACTCCATCGCCGCAAGACCGCAGGTTGCGGTCAGCGCAGGCATTTTCCGCGACGGCAAGATCCTCCTGACGCGCCGGGCCAACAATCCGAAGGGATCGCTCTGGACGTTCCCCGGCGGCCGCATCGAGTTCGAAGAAACCATCGCCGAGGCGCTCAAGCGCGAAATCCTCGAGGAAACCGGACTGACCATCGAGATCGCCGGATCGGCCGGGGTTCGCGAAATGCTGCACAAACAATCTGGACATGGGCATTTCATCATCCTGCCGTTCGCGGCGCGTTGGGTATCCGGCGAGGTCACGCTCAACGACGAGCTTGAGGAAGCTTGCTGGTTCGACCCGAACGAGACCACCGACCTGATGGTCACCGACGGCCTGCATGAGGTGATCGCCACCGCACGCCGGGTCGTAGGCATCTGA